The DNA region CGATATCGCCCAGATAAGTCAGCACCGTATCGGACTTAAGCTCGGAGCTGGCCGCCCGTTCCCAGGAATAGACCACGTCCTGAGCCGTGACCTGACGCCCGTCATGGAATTTTGCGTTTTCGCGCAAGTGAAATGTATACATCATGCCATCGTCACTGACATCCCATGTTTCGGCAAGATCGGGCGTGAGGTTGAGATGAGGGTCCAGCGAGACCAAGCCGCTGAAGACAAGTTTGTTGCCCGCACCGTAGGTTGTGGCGGGATCATATTCCCGCAGATTGGTGGATTCGCCGCCGCTGTACACCAGCGTCTGGTTGAGCGGGACGCCAAACTGCGAGTTGGGAGTCCGCTCCACGCTGGCGGTCAGGAAGAGGGAGGAGAGAAGCGCGAGGAGGAGAAGTCCCAGTGTGGCTTTCTTTAATTTATCCATTTCCGCCTCTTTGATTCTTGTAATTGCCCCTGCGGACGATGAATCCCAGCACGATGACGCCGACGATGAGCAGGAACAGCAGGCAGAAGCACAATAATGAGATTGTCAGCAGAAGCGGCGGACCCGTCCGTTCGGTTGGGTTTGCGGAATCACCGAACGAGGAAGTGGGAATGATTTGAGGCGTGGGCGTCACCGCCTGCGGAATGCCGGAGACGGGAACATATGTCGGGACAAAGGTTGGAGTGGGCTGGGCAGTCGCCTGTGCAGTGACAGGTCGCGGCGCGGCATTGACCGCTTGTCTCCAGGCGTCCTCCAAACCATCGGTGTCAAATCCATAGACCTCGCGCAGGGCGGCGTCGATGGGTTTGGCGTCGCGCAGGGCGATGAGCAGGTCCGACATTTTTTCCTGTCCGTGGGTTTCGATCAGGAATTTCACGACGCTGTGCGATTGGGCATAAGAAAGATTGGCTTTGTTGGGCAGTTCGGAGAACGAGCCGCTGATGGAACGCAGGGGCAGGAGGTCGTTTCCGCGAATGGCTTGGTCGAGCAGGGAACGCATGTTGGAGTCCAACTCGCCTTCGCTGTACATGGCAAGCCCTTCATTCAGCCAGGTGGGGATCGAGCCAAGGCAGGAGAAGGCAAAGCGCCCGACCAATATATGCGTCAATTCATGGATGACGGTGTTCTTGTCCCAGGCAGAGTTGGAGCCGGAGACGCCCATGATGACAATACCAAAATCGGAGAATGCCATGCCGCCCGTCCAGGATGGCTCGTACAGGACTGCATCGCGCATGTCGTTGTAGTTGGGGTACACGTAGAGGTCGATCGGTTCGTCGGGACGCAAGCCCGCCTGCTCACTGTTGCGGCGCAGACCTTCCAGACCGGCATCGAGCATGGTCTGCGCAAAGGAATGGTCCAGACCGTAGTAGTGCAGGCGCAAATCCGTGCCACTGATGGTTTGCCAGGGATGTTCGTCGTCGATCCATGTGGCGGTTTGCGTCTGGCTGACATATTCTGCGCCGCTCTGGTCGGTGTAGCGCCAGCGCCACCATAAGTTCGAACCCGGCGGGAGCGATCCGCTTTGACGCATGTCCCACGTCCATGAGATATTGACAGAGGCGGACGGGGTGAATTGTGGATAGGATTTGGCGAGCACATCGCCGCAAGTCTGCTGTTCGTTGCCGTATTCCAAGGTCACGGAGGTGATGACGGCATTCGCATTGAGCGTAGCGGAGAAGGTCACAGTGTTGGGGAACGCCAGAGAAACCCGGTCATTTTGAACGTCCGCGAGAGGCGCGGCAGAGGCATGGATCGGGCTCAGGAGCATTACCGTCAACAGAACGGAGAGAATGGTCAATCGGGTTCGCATCAAAATATCCTCGGTTGGTTTTGCCAACTATATCATCAATTTTTCGTCATGGACAATTAGGACAAATTAACGGGGTTTTT from Anaerolineales bacterium includes:
- a CDS encoding peptidase MA family metallohydrolase, coding for MRTRLTILSVLLTVMLLSPIHASAAPLADVQNDRVSLAFPNTVTFSATLNANAVITSVTLEYGNEQQTCGDVLAKSYPQFTPSASVNISWTWDMRQSGSLPPGSNLWWRWRYTDQSGAEYVSQTQTATWIDDEHPWQTISGTDLRLHYYGLDHSFAQTMLDAGLEGLRRNSEQAGLRPDEPIDLYVYPNYNDMRDAVLYEPSWTGGMAFSDFGIVIMGVSGSNSAWDKNTVIHELTHILVGRFAFSCLGSIPTWLNEGLAMYSEGELDSNMRSLLDQAIRGNDLLPLRSISGSFSELPNKANLSYAQSHSVVKFLIETHGQEKMSDLLIALRDAKPIDAALREVYGFDTDGLEDAWRQAVNAAPRPVTAQATAQPTPTFVPTYVPVSGIPQAVTPTPQIIPTSSFGDSANPTERTGPPLLLTISLLCFCLLFLLIVGVIVLGFIVRRGNYKNQRGGNG